The Alphaproteobacteria bacterium HT1-32 DNA segment GGCCGGAATGGTTGTTGCACTCGACGCCTATGGTCCGGTCACGGACAATGCCGGCGGTATTGCCGAAATGGCAGAACTGGACGAAAGCGTCCGCAAGACCACTGACGCTCTTGATGCGGTTGGTAACACCACGAAAGCTGTCACCAAGGGCTATGCAATCGGTTCTGCCGGTCTCGGTGCCCTGGTGCTGTTTGCTGCCTACACGGCTGATCTTGAGCGTTACTTCGGTGGCGTCACGGTCAACTTCTCGCTGTCCAACCCCTATGTGGTTGTCGGCCTGCTGCTGGGCGGTCTGTTGCCGTACCTGTTCGGTGCCATGGGCATGACCGCTGTTGGTCGGGCCGGTGCTGCGGTGGTGGTTGAAGTTCGCCGCCAGTTCAAGGAAATCCCCGGCATCATGGAAGGCACCGGCAAACCGGAATACGGTCGTTGTGTCGGTATGCTGACCACCCATGCGATCAAGGAAATGATCATTCCCTCGATGCTGCCGGTGCTCAGCCCGATCGTGCTCTATTTCGTCATTCTGGGCGTTGCAGACCAGGGTGCTGCGTTCTCCGCAGTTGGTGCCATGCTGCTTGGTGTGATCGTGACCGGCCTGTTTGTCGCGATCTCCATGACCGCCGGTGGCGGTGCCTGGGATAATGCCAAGAAGTACATCGAAGACGGCAATCACGGCGGCAAGGGCTCCGAAGCCCATAAAGCTGCGGTTACGGGCGATACAGTTGGCGATCCGTACAAGGATACCGCTGGTCCGGCCGTGAACCCGATGATCAAGATCACCAACATCGTTGCGATCCTGCTGCTGGCGGCTCTCGCCTGATAGCATTCACAACGGTCTGACTAAAAAACCCCGGCTTTCACGAGCCGGGGTTTTTCTTTTGTTTTTTTTCTGAAAGCAAAGAACCGGGAGGACGTCAGAATATCCCGGTCAGGCCGGAATTATTTTTTCCCGGCGCCACCAAACTTGCCGAGGTTGCCGAATATCTGACCGAGGAAGGTAATTTCATTACCCGCCGTCGGCGTGATACGCCCCACCGGATCCACCTGATATCCATCTGCCAGCGTCTTGGTTTCCATTGATTCAACAACGCCACGGTCATCGAATCGGATCATGATCACCTTGCGCTCCTTGATATCCGGCTTGAACCAGGCTTCCCGTTCGGTGCGCTGGCTGACGTAATACCATTCCTTCGAGTCAAAGGAGGAGGTGAGGGTGGGGGCACCAATAATCTCGGCGACATCCTGACGATTGCTCTCGCCCGTCTTGATTTCGGCCAGATTTTCAGCGTCCGGATTGTTACCGCGATTGGCCACGCGAGGGGTGCATGCGGTGACAGCAAGGCCGAGTCCGATCATGAGAACATATCGGGTCATCAACGGTTGCTTGAATTTACGGGGCATTACGTCCATTTCCTGCAGTGTTGCCGGTCAGTGTTACTGGCAATAACCTATGTACATTATAAGCAGAATCCATGGCCCCGTCATCTCAAACGCTGTCGACATGCTGAAACGATTGTTCTCACCGAAGCCTTACACGAAGGAATCGCGGGTGCTCTATGCGGCTATTGTCGCCCGGTCCCGTGAACCATACTTCTATGCAGAGCTTGGTGTTCCCGACACTGTCGACGGCCGGTTCGACATGATTGTCCTGCATGCATGGCTGGTTTTCCGCCGCCTGCGGGAATTGGATCAGTTTGAATTGTCGCAGGCTTTGTTCGACGAAATGTTCGCAGATATGGACGACAACCTGCGCCGTATCGGCATTGGCGACATGTCGGTCGGCAAGAATGTGAAACGCATGGCAGAGGCCCTGTACGGGCGCATGAACGCCTATGACGAAGCGATTCTGGAAGGTGACAAGGCTCTGATAGAGGTTTTGCGCCGTAACGCCTACGGCACAGTGGAACAGCCAAACGGGGCGGGGCTGGCGGCCATGGCCGGATATGTCCGGCGCCAGATTGCGACCACCAGCCACACCCCCACAGCAGATCTCGTCCGGGGTGAAATCGGGTTCACCGGGATGCATGAGCCGGGAGCCGCCGGATGAATGCTGCGACAACAAACGAAATTTCCCTGGACCTGACAGGCGAACTCAATGCCGCCACCATCGGGCCAAAGCAGACAAATCTGCTGATAACAGCCGCACAGACGGAATGTGCTGCTGCCGCTGAGGATCTCGGCATTGTCTCCGTTCAGTCACTTGCTGCCACCGGGACAATTACCCGGCGCAAGGATATGGTCAGGCTGTCTCTTAAGATCGCTGCGGACATCACCCAGACCTGCGTTGTCACGCTGGAGCCAATCGAAAGCAGGGTCGTCTGCGAACTGAAACGGGTTTTCACCACGCGCCCGCCGGTCGACAGTACAGAAGTTGATATTGATCCGCTGTCTGATGACCCTCCCGACCCTCTGGAAGGCGGGCTTGTACCGTTCCGTGACGCGATAATTGAACA contains these protein-coding regions:
- the bamE gene encoding outer membrane protein assembly factor BamE, whose translation is MDVMPRKFKQPLMTRYVLMIGLGLAVTACTPRVANRGNNPDAENLAEIKTGESNRQDVAEIIGAPTLTSSFDSKEWYYVSQRTEREAWFKPDIKERKVIMIRFDDRGVVESMETKTLADGYQVDPVGRITPTAGNEITFLGQIFGNLGKFGGAGKK